The genomic region TCGCGCCGCCGGAGGGCCCATGAAGATTGCCGTTGCCAAGGAAATTGATCCGTCCGAGCCGCGGGTTGCGGCCTCGCCCGATACCGTGAAGAAGTTCAAGGCACTCGGCGCCGAGGTCGCGGTCGAGCCGGGCGCGGGCATCAAGTCGGGCCTTCCCGATTCGGAGTTCACCGCGGTTGGCGCCACCGTCAGCGCGGACGCGCTCAAGGACGCCGACATCATCATCAAGGTGAAGCGGCCGGAAGCCTCCGAACTCTCCAAATACAAGCGCGGCGCGCTGGTCATCGCGATCATGGATCCCTACGGCAACGAGGCCGCGCTGAAGGCGATGGCCGATGCCGGCGTGTCTGCCTTCGCGATGGAATTGATGCCGCGCATCACCCGCGCGCAGGTGATGGACGTGTTGTCCTCGCAGGCCAATCTGGCGGGCTACCGCGCCGTGATCGAGGGCGCCGAGGCCTTTGGCCGCGCCTTCCCGATGATGATGACCGCCGCCGGCACCGTTCCGGCCGCGAAGGTGTTCGTGATGGGCGTCGGCGTCGCCGGCCTGCAGGCGATCGCGACCGCGCGGCGGCTCGGGGCCGTCGTCACCGCGACCGACGTGCGTCCGGCCACCAAGGAACAGGTCGAATCGCTCGGCGCGAAATTCCTCGCCGTCGAGGACGAGGAATTCAAGAACGCGCAGACCGCCGGCGGCTACGCCAAGGAAATGTCCAAGGAGTACCAGGCCAAGCAGGCCGCGCTGACCGCCGAGCACATCAAGAAGCAGGACATCGTGATCACGACCGCGCTGATCCCGGGCCGTCCGGCGCCGAAGCTCGTCACCGGCGAGATGGTGAAATCGATGAAGCCCGGCTCGGTGCTGGTCGATCTCGCGGTCGAGCGCGGCGGCAATGTCGAGGGCGCCAGGCCCGGCGAGGTGGTCGAGGCCGACGGCATCAAGATCGTCGGCTACACCAACGTCGCCGGCCGCGTCGCGGCGTCGGCCTCGGGGCTCTACGCGCGCAACCTTTTCTCGTTCATCGAGACGATGGTCGACAAGGCCAATAAGGCGCTCGCGGTCAATTGGGACGACGAGCTGGTGAAGGCCACCGCGCTGACCAAGGACGGCGCCGTCATCCATCCCAACTTCCAGCCGAAGTAAGGAGAGAAGCCATGGAGCATCTCGCGCAGGCCGTCGATCCGTTCGTGTTCCGGCTGTCGATTTTCGTCCTCGCCGTGTTTGTCGGCTATTTCGTGGTGTGGTCGGTGACCCCGGCGCTGCATACGCCGCTGATGAGCGTGACCAACGCGATCTCCTCGGTGATCGTGGTCGGCGCGCTGCTCGCGGTCGGCGTCGGCATGGTCTCGAGCGGTTCGGGCTGGGCCCGCGGCTTCGGCTTCGTCGCGCTGATCTTCGCCTGCGTGAACATCTTCGGCGGCTTCCTGGTCACCCAGCGCATGCTCGCGATGTACAAGAAGAAAGCCAAGTGAGCGGCAATCACCTCGGGGTGATGAGGATTTTGGGGGACCTGAGATGAGCGCCAATCTCTCTGCACTGTTGTATCTCGTGGCGGGGGTGCTGTTCATCCTGTCGCTGCGCGGCCTGTCGAGCCCGGCGTCGTCGCGCCAGGGCAACATGTTCGGCATGATCGGCATGGCGATCGCCGTCGGCACCACGCTGGCGAGCCATCCGCCGGCCGACGGCGTGGCCTGGGTGCTGGTCATCCTCGCGGTCGCGATCGGCGGCGGCATCGGCGCCGTCATCGCGCGCCGGGTGCCGATGACCTCGATGCCCGAACTCGTCGCCGCATTCCACTCGCTGGTCGGCATGGCCGCGGTGCTGGTCGCCGCCGGTGCGTTCTATGCGCCCGAGGCGTTCGACATCGGCACGCCCGGCAACATCCATCCGCAGAGCCTGGTCGAGATGTCGCTCGGCGTCGCGATCGGCGCGCTGACCTTCACCGGCTCGGTGATCGCGTTCCTGAAGCTGTCGGCCCGGATGAGCGGCGCACCGATCATCCTGCCGTTCCGCCACGTCATCAACATCGTGCTGGCGCTGGCGCTGGTGTTCTTCATCGTCGGCCTCGTGATGAGCGGCAGCGCGCTCGACTTCTGGCTGATCACCATCATCGCGCTGGCGCTCGGCGTGCTGATGATCATCCCGATCGGCGGTGCCGACATGCCGGTCGTGATCTCGATGCTGAACTCGTATTCCGGCTGGGCCGCGGCCGGCATCGGCTTCACGCTCGGCAATTCGGCACTGATCATCACCGGCGCGCTGGTCGGCTCCTCCGGCGCGATCCTGTCCTACATCATGTGCCACGCGATGAACCGCTCGTTCATCTCGGTGATCCTCGGCGGCTTCGGCGGCGAGACGGCGGCAGCCGGCGGCGGCAGCGGCGAGCAGAAGCCCGCCAAGCTCGGCTCGGCGGATGACGCCGCCTTCATCATGAAGAACGCCTCCAAGGTCATCATCGTGCCCGGCTACGGCATGGCGGTGGCGCAGGCACAGCACGCGCTGCGCGAGATGGCCGACATCCTGAAGAAGGAAGGCGTCGAGGTGAAATACGCCATTCACCCGGTGGCGGGCCGCATGCCCGGCCACATGAACGTGCTGCTGGCCGAGGCCAACGTGCCCTACGACGAGGTGTTCGAGCTCGAGGACATCAACTCGGAGTTCGCCCAGGCCGACATCGCCTTCGTGATCGGCGCCAACGACGTCACCAACCCGGCGGCGGAAGAGGACAAGACCTCGCCGATCTACGGCATGCCGGTGCTGCAGGTCTGGAAGGCCGGCACCGTGATGTTCATCAAGCGCTCGCTCGCCTCGGGCTACGCCGGCATCGACAACCCGCTGTTCTACCGCGACAACACCATGATGTTGCTCGGCGACGCCAAGAAGGTCACCGAGAACATCGTCAAGGCGATGTAAGGCGGTAGCGATGACGCTGAACCGGGAGTGGCATCGAGCGCATCGCATGCCGCCCCGGGCGACGCGCGAACAGCGCATCAAGTGGCACGTCGCGCATGCGGCGGCGTGCGCGTGCCGGCCGGTCCCCGATAGCGTCAAGGCGGACGTCGAGAAGCTGCGCAAACTCGCCCGCCGCAAATAGCCGCGGCCACCGGTGATGGCGCTGGCACTCGCAATCCTGAAATGGCTCCTGATCGCCGCGGTCGTCATCTATCTCGGCGGCCTCGTGGCGCTGTATGTCAAGCAGCGCGAACTGCTGTTTCCGATCCCGCCGGTCGGGCGGACCGCGCCGG from Bradyrhizobium elkanii USDA 76 harbors:
- a CDS encoding NAD(P)(+) transhydrogenase (Re/Si-specific) subunit beta: MSANLSALLYLVAGVLFILSLRGLSSPASSRQGNMFGMIGMAIAVGTTLASHPPADGVAWVLVILAVAIGGGIGAVIARRVPMTSMPELVAAFHSLVGMAAVLVAAGAFYAPEAFDIGTPGNIHPQSLVEMSLGVAIGALTFTGSVIAFLKLSARMSGAPIILPFRHVINIVLALALVFFIVGLVMSGSALDFWLITIIALALGVLMIIPIGGADMPVVISMLNSYSGWAAAGIGFTLGNSALIITGALVGSSGAILSYIMCHAMNRSFISVILGGFGGETAAAGGGSGEQKPAKLGSADDAAFIMKNASKVIIVPGYGMAVAQAQHALREMADILKKEGVEVKYAIHPVAGRMPGHMNVLLAEANVPYDEVFELEDINSEFAQADIAFVIGANDVTNPAAEEDKTSPIYGMPVLQVWKAGTVMFIKRSLASGYAGIDNPLFYRDNTMMLLGDAKKVTENIVKAM
- a CDS encoding Re/Si-specific NAD(P)(+) transhydrogenase subunit alpha, with product MKIAVAKEIDPSEPRVAASPDTVKKFKALGAEVAVEPGAGIKSGLPDSEFTAVGATVSADALKDADIIIKVKRPEASELSKYKRGALVIAIMDPYGNEAALKAMADAGVSAFAMELMPRITRAQVMDVLSSQANLAGYRAVIEGAEAFGRAFPMMMTAAGTVPAAKVFVMGVGVAGLQAIATARRLGAVVTATDVRPATKEQVESLGAKFLAVEDEEFKNAQTAGGYAKEMSKEYQAKQAALTAEHIKKQDIVITTALIPGRPAPKLVTGEMVKSMKPGSVLVDLAVERGGNVEGARPGEVVEADGIKIVGYTNVAGRVAASASGLYARNLFSFIETMVDKANKALAVNWDDELVKATALTKDGAVIHPNFQPK
- a CDS encoding proton-translocating transhydrogenase family protein, which translates into the protein MEHLAQAVDPFVFRLSIFVLAVFVGYFVVWSVTPALHTPLMSVTNAISSVIVVGALLAVGVGMVSSGSGWARGFGFVALIFACVNIFGGFLVTQRMLAMYKKKAK